The following are encoded together in the Arcticibacterium luteifluviistationis genome:
- a CDS encoding efflux RND transporter permease subunit — translation MLNKIIRYFLYNKLVTLLFLALIVGWGIITAPFGWQTGFLPSDPVPVDAIPDIGENQQIVFTQWMGRSPQDIEDQITYPLTTSLLGISGVKSIRSSSIFGVSSIYIIFNEDIEFYWSRSRILEKLNSLPTNLLPEGVQPALGPDATALGQVYWYTLEGRDKDGNPTGGWDLHEIRSVQDFYVKYGLNAVEGVSEVASIGGYIQEYQIDVNPDAMRAYGIPLHKIMQAVKESNRDVGAKTIEINKAEYLVRGLGYIRSVEDLEKAVVGVNQNVPIRVKDIGVVTLGPATRRGLLDKDGAEVVGGVIVAKYGSNPLHVINAVKDKIKDISSGLPKKTLANGVESQLTLVPFYDRTQLIQETLGTLEEALSLEILISLLVVMVMVLNLRASILISSLLPIAILMVFIAMRYFHVDANIVALSGIAIAIGTMVDLGIVLSENVIKKMEEAPPSQKLIETVYLGASEVSSAILTAVATTIVSFVPVFTLQAAEGKLFTPLAFTKTFALIAALIVALLLLPSFAHWFFGFKIKNDKVKKYGSFALILIGLVTFTMGYFLPGSILFLFGLIGTAKNYLLFKNKHLPKIPAFVLKHGELIVSLIAVVWLLAKYWLPLGASTSLMTNFVFVAIIVGVIISVFLLLEHYYTRILGWCLEHKTSFLLIPSFLIFLAANIWLGFNSIFGFVATGFDKADINIRNTVVWSGMSSSFPGMGKEFMPSLNEGSFLLMPTSMPHAGVAQNKQVVQQLDMLLANIPEVDLAVGKMGRAETALDPAPISMYETIINYKPEYAVNSKGHRQRFMVDENNDFITSSGDTLSNQGALLKGIGSTDLLTNPDGEYFRNWRKEIKSSDDIWNEIVRVTKIPGVTSAPKLQPIETRLVMLQTGMRAPMGIKVYGPNLKTIEAFGMELEAILKEVPSVKQEAVFADRIVGKPYIHLNINRDAIARYGLTVEDVQKTIETAIGGMQITSTVEGRERFPVRIRYPRELRDDPSSLKKIYIPTPTGVQVPLGDLVDLKYVKGAQMIKSENTFLVGYVLLDKKEGFAEVDVVEAAQAHIQRKIDNGELVVPSGISYKFSGSYENQIRAEKRLAVIVPLVLGIVFLILYFQFNSVSSSLMVFTGISVAFSGGFIMLWLWGQPWFMNFGFFGTNMHDLFQMQTVNLSVAVWVGFIALFGIATDDGVLMGTYLTQSFKDNKYSNLKELRQAVVIGGHRRIKACTMTTTTTIIALLPIFTSTGKGADIMLPMAIPAFGGMIIDITSYFILPVLFSIREERKLKKLKS, via the coding sequence ATGTTAAATAAAATAATCCGATATTTCCTTTACAATAAGCTTGTAACTCTCTTATTTCTAGCTCTTATAGTGGGCTGGGGGATAATAACCGCACCCTTCGGTTGGCAAACAGGTTTTCTGCCTTCAGACCCCGTTCCTGTGGATGCTATCCCCGATATAGGAGAAAACCAACAGATTGTTTTCACGCAATGGATGGGTCGTTCTCCGCAGGATATTGAGGACCAAATTACCTACCCACTCACCACTTCATTATTGGGAATTTCAGGCGTAAAGTCTATCCGTAGTTCATCCATTTTCGGGGTATCCAGTATCTACATTATTTTTAATGAGGACATAGAATTCTATTGGTCTCGATCCAGAATTCTAGAAAAGCTTAATTCCTTACCAACTAATCTTTTACCAGAAGGGGTACAGCCAGCTCTAGGCCCTGATGCTACAGCATTGGGACAAGTATATTGGTATACGCTAGAAGGGCGAGATAAAGATGGCAACCCTACGGGAGGCTGGGATTTACACGAGATTCGCTCAGTTCAGGACTTCTATGTTAAATACGGACTGAATGCTGTTGAAGGAGTGTCAGAAGTAGCTTCTATTGGAGGATACATACAGGAATACCAAATTGATGTGAATCCCGATGCCATGCGGGCTTATGGCATTCCTTTGCATAAGATTATGCAAGCGGTTAAAGAGTCTAACCGAGATGTAGGGGCTAAAACTATTGAAATAAATAAAGCGGAATACTTAGTAAGGGGTTTAGGTTACATACGTTCGGTAGAAGATTTGGAAAAAGCCGTTGTTGGGGTTAATCAAAATGTTCCTATTCGAGTTAAAGACATTGGCGTAGTTACTCTAGGGCCTGCTACCAGAAGAGGATTACTAGACAAAGATGGAGCTGAAGTGGTTGGTGGCGTAATAGTCGCCAAATACGGTTCTAATCCGCTACATGTCATAAATGCGGTAAAAGATAAAATCAAAGATATTTCGAGCGGATTACCAAAGAAAACATTGGCCAATGGTGTAGAAAGTCAATTGACTTTAGTCCCTTTTTACGATAGAACACAGCTTATTCAGGAGACACTCGGAACATTAGAGGAAGCTCTCTCACTAGAAATCTTAATCAGTTTATTAGTAGTGATGGTGATGGTCTTAAATCTGAGGGCTTCCATTTTAATTTCAAGTTTACTTCCAATAGCAATTTTGATGGTTTTCATCGCTATGCGATATTTCCACGTTGACGCCAACATTGTGGCTCTTTCTGGTATTGCTATAGCCATTGGTACCATGGTAGATTTAGGAATAGTTCTTTCAGAAAATGTAATTAAAAAGATGGAGGAAGCCCCTCCGTCACAAAAGCTCATTGAAACAGTTTATTTAGGTGCCTCAGAGGTGAGCTCTGCCATACTTACGGCTGTAGCCACTACTATTGTAAGCTTTGTGCCTGTATTTACTTTACAAGCCGCAGAGGGTAAGCTTTTTACACCACTCGCATTTACCAAAACCTTCGCACTTATAGCGGCATTGATAGTGGCCTTATTACTGTTGCCAAGCTTTGCTCATTGGTTTTTTGGTTTCAAAATAAAAAATGACAAGGTTAAAAAATATGGAAGCTTTGCTTTAATTCTTATTGGTTTAGTCACGTTCACCATGGGCTATTTCTTGCCGGGTAGCATTTTATTTCTGTTCGGCCTCATCGGAACAGCCAAAAATTACCTTCTTTTCAAGAATAAACATCTTCCTAAAATACCTGCCTTTGTTTTAAAGCATGGGGAATTAATTGTCTCACTTATAGCGGTTGTGTGGCTTCTAGCTAAATATTGGTTACCCTTGGGTGCATCCACCTCTTTAATGACCAATTTTGTTTTCGTGGCTATCATCGTGGGTGTCATAATTAGTGTTTTTCTTCTTTTGGAGCATTATTATACCCGCATTTTAGGCTGGTGTCTGGAGCACAAAACCAGCTTTCTTTTGATTCCCTCGTTTCTAATATTTCTGGCTGCAAACATTTGGTTGGGCTTTAATTCTATTTTTGGATTTGTAGCAACAGGTTTTGATAAAGCAGATATCAATATCCGTAATACGGTGGTATGGTCTGGTATGTCAAGTTCTTTCCCTGGTATGGGTAAAGAATTTATGCCTTCCTTAAATGAGGGAAGTTTTCTTTTAATGCCGACTTCTATGCCTCATGCAGGTGTAGCTCAAAACAAGCAGGTGGTTCAGCAATTGGATATGCTTTTGGCCAACATTCCTGAGGTAGACCTGGCAGTAGGGAAAATGGGTAGAGCTGAGACGGCATTAGACCCAGCACCTATTTCAATGTATGAAACCATCATCAATTATAAGCCAGAATACGCTGTAAATTCAAAAGGACATAGACAGCGTTTTATGGTGGATGAGAATAACGATTTCATCACTAGTAGCGGCGATACCCTTTCCAATCAAGGTGCTCTGTTAAAAGGTATTGGTTCGACAGATTTATTGACAAACCCAGATGGTGAGTACTTCAGAAATTGGCGTAAAGAAATTAAGTCAAGTGACGATATTTGGAATGAGATTGTTCGTGTAACCAAAATACCCGGCGTTACATCAGCTCCTAAACTGCAACCCATAGAAACACGACTCGTTATGCTCCAAACAGGTATGCGAGCACCAATGGGAATTAAGGTATATGGACCAAATTTAAAAACCATTGAGGCATTTGGAATGGAACTAGAAGCTATTCTGAAAGAAGTACCTTCTGTAAAACAAGAAGCCGTTTTTGCAGACCGAATTGTAGGTAAACCTTATATACATCTGAATATTAACAGAGATGCCATCGCTCGATATGGCCTAACCGTTGAAGATGTTCAAAAAACTATAGAAACAGCCATAGGCGGGATGCAAATAACTTCTACGGTAGAAGGTAGAGAAAGATTTCCTGTTCGGATTCGATATCCTAGAGAACTCCGTGACGACCCCAGCAGTCTAAAAAAAATCTATATCCCGACGCCAACTGGTGTTCAAGTTCCTTTAGGTGATTTAGTTGATTTGAAATATGTAAAAGGAGCCCAAATGATCAAAAGTGAGAATACATTTTTGGTGGGTTATGTGCTTCTTGATAAAAAGGAAGGCTTTGCCGAAGTAGATGTGGTAGAAGCTGCTCAAGCACATATTCAGCGTAAGATTGATAACGGGGAATTGGTGGTTCCGTCAGGTATCAGTTATAAGTTTTCTGGAAGTTATGAGAATCAAATTCGTGCCGAAAAAAGACTGGCTGTGATTGTCCCTTTAGTATTGGGAATCGTTTTCCTGATTTTATATTTTCAGTTCAATTCCGTTTCCAGTTCTTTAATGGTTTTTACTGGTATTTCAGTAGCCTTTAGTGGAGGTTTTATCATGCTCTGGCTTTGGGGTCAACCCTGGTTTATGAACTTCGGTTTCTTTGGGACTAATATGCATGATCTATTTCAAATGCAAACCGTCAACCTAAGCGTGGCAGTTTGGGTAGGTTTTATTGCTCTCTTTGGTATTGCCACAGATGATGGCGTGCTTATGGGAACATATCTTACCCAAAGCTTTAAAGACAACAAGTATAGCAATTTAAAAGAACTCCGTCAGGCGGTGGTTATTGGTGGGCACAGAAGAATAAAAGCTTGTACCATGACCACCACCACCACTATCATAGCACTGCTTCCCATCTTCACTTCTACGGGTAAAGGAGCAGACATTATGTTACCTATGGCTATTCCGGCATTTGGCGGAATGATAATCGACATCACTTCTTATTTCATACTACCCGTACTTTTCTCTATAAGGGAGGAAAGGAAACTAAAAAAACTGAAATCATGA
- a CDS encoding HYC_CC_PP family protein codes for MKKLIAISLASLILFSNMGFTFATHFCGGHAVKSEVGFGQHNLDCGMSSMDVDNAVVHNGQPFLSQDCCVNLIYQLDIQDDYQSTIEQITVNPDFSIAFVYTFFNINFPLLEGHNFYTNYTPHPLIKQDVQILFQSFLI; via the coding sequence TTGAAAAAACTAATCGCCATATCGTTAGCCTCACTGATTCTATTCAGTAATATGGGTTTTACATTTGCCACCCACTTTTGTGGTGGTCATGCTGTAAAATCAGAGGTGGGCTTTGGTCAGCATAATTTGGATTGTGGAATGTCGTCCATGGATGTTGACAATGCTGTGGTTCACAACGGTCAGCCATTTCTTTCGCAAGACTGCTGTGTCAATCTTATCTATCAGCTTGATATTCAGGATGATTATCAGTCTACTATAGAACAAATAACCGTAAACCCTGATTTTAGCATTGCCTTTGTTTACACGTTCTTTAATATTAATTTCCCTTTATTAGAAGGTCATAATTTTTATACCAACTATACTCCGCATCCATTAATAAAACAAGACGTTCAGATCTTGTTTCAATCTTTCCTTATTTAA
- a CDS encoding efflux RND transporter permease subunit: MLNKILSISLQNRLLILLGAAALSLLGVYYARTMNVDVFPDLTAPTVTILTEAHGMESEEVEKLVTYQLETAMNGSPNVRRIRSSSAAGISIVWIEFEWGTDIYRARQIVSERIPMVRENLPEGIGTPTMAPISSIMGEIMLLGVTSDSLSPMELRTLSDWVIRPRIKAIGGIANVVVIGGDYKQYQVFANPEKMKYYGVSLSELVEHVKEANTNAPGGIINQYGNQYIIKGSGRAYALEDLQEAVLKQVNGQTVKVKDVATVKIGAADKIGDGSLNAKPAVILTVSKQPDVNTLELTNRLDEAIADLQKTLPKGVNIKSQIFRQSDFIDASISNLNQTLLEGAFFVMIILFIFLMNWRTTIISLLAIPISLLVSIIILKWLGYTINTMSLGGMAIAIGALVDDAIIDVENVYKRLRENIRKPKEERESTLTVVRDASVEIRSSIIIATLIIIVSFIPLFFLSGMEGRLLQPLGIAFVTSVLTSLIVAVTVTPILCSYLLNNEKLLNKQAEGTSVERWLQKHYGNLLQRATNIPKTIIGLTLIAFILSMMVLTQLGRSFLPEFNEGSLVISVVGPPSMSLEESNKTGNLIETILLDLAEVEVVTRRQGRAELDEHAQGVNASEIDVPFVLKDKTKEEFFEEVRNKLSIAPGINITLGQPIAHRIDHMLSGTRANIAIKIFGTDLQRLFEVGKSVEQNIREIDGLADVAVDQQIEVPQIRIQPKRQILAAYGMTVGNLMEQVDIAFAGEEAGEIYEGQQYFDLIVRYEKQFRDNIDNIKNTLISLPNGGQTNLGELATVASVSSPNTINREDVQRKIVVAANVQGRDLRGAVNEIKEVVANNVNIPEGYRVQYGGQFESESKASQLLLATAIIAIALIFLLLYFEFKDVKLAFVVLINLPLALIGGILIVYFTSGIISIAATIGFISLFGIATRNGILLVSRYEDLRKEGMKGFQLIKTGALDRLNPILMTAFTTGLALIPLAIKGGEPGSEIQSPMAVVILGGLLSATILNLVVIPCVYQLVIRKQ, encoded by the coding sequence ATGTTAAATAAAATATTATCAATTTCTCTTCAAAACAGATTACTCATTCTGTTGGGAGCGGCTGCATTGAGTTTATTGGGTGTCTATTACGCTCGCACCATGAATGTTGACGTATTCCCAGACCTTACGGCACCTACGGTAACCATTCTTACCGAAGCCCACGGAATGGAATCTGAAGAAGTAGAAAAATTAGTTACCTATCAACTGGAAACAGCCATGAATGGCTCGCCAAATGTGAGAAGAATTCGTTCTTCATCTGCAGCTGGAATTTCCATTGTTTGGATAGAATTTGAATGGGGAACCGATATTTATAGAGCCAGACAAATTGTAAGTGAACGTATTCCAATGGTTCGCGAAAACTTACCTGAAGGCATTGGAACACCAACTATGGCACCAATTTCATCCATTATGGGTGAAATAATGCTCTTAGGAGTAACCTCTGATAGTCTGTCACCGATGGAATTAAGAACATTGTCGGATTGGGTAATTAGACCTCGAATAAAGGCGATTGGTGGAATTGCAAACGTGGTGGTTATTGGTGGAGACTACAAACAATATCAAGTATTTGCCAATCCTGAAAAGATGAAGTATTACGGGGTAAGCCTTTCTGAATTGGTGGAACACGTGAAAGAAGCAAATACGAACGCACCAGGAGGTATTATCAACCAATATGGTAATCAATATATTATAAAAGGCAGTGGAAGAGCTTATGCTTTAGAAGATTTACAAGAAGCCGTTTTAAAACAAGTCAATGGGCAAACCGTAAAGGTTAAAGATGTAGCTACTGTAAAAATTGGTGCGGCTGATAAAATTGGTGATGGTTCATTAAATGCAAAACCAGCAGTTATTTTAACCGTTTCAAAACAACCTGATGTCAATACATTGGAATTGACCAACCGACTGGATGAAGCTATTGCCGATTTACAGAAAACCTTACCCAAAGGTGTGAACATCAAAAGTCAAATTTTTAGACAATCTGATTTTATTGATGCCTCTATCAGTAATCTGAACCAGACCTTATTGGAAGGTGCATTCTTTGTAATGATAATTCTTTTCATCTTTTTGATGAATTGGAGAACCACCATTATTTCATTATTGGCAATTCCTATTTCATTATTAGTTTCTATCATTATTCTAAAATGGCTAGGTTATACTATTAATACAATGAGTTTGGGCGGTATGGCAATTGCCATAGGTGCATTGGTAGACGATGCCATTATAGATGTCGAAAACGTTTATAAACGCTTACGTGAAAATATTAGAAAACCAAAAGAAGAACGAGAATCAACTCTTACCGTGGTTCGTGATGCTTCCGTAGAAATACGAAGTTCAATCATCATTGCTACATTGATTATTATCGTATCGTTTATTCCCTTATTCTTTTTAAGTGGAATGGAAGGTCGTTTGTTGCAACCTCTTGGAATTGCATTTGTAACTTCCGTCTTAACTTCATTGATTGTGGCGGTAACAGTAACACCTATTTTGTGTTCCTATTTATTGAACAACGAAAAGTTACTGAACAAACAGGCAGAAGGCACAAGTGTGGAACGTTGGTTACAGAAGCATTATGGAAACCTTTTGCAACGAGCCACAAATATTCCAAAAACCATTATTGGTCTAACACTTATTGCTTTTATCTTAAGTATGATGGTTCTCACACAGCTGGGAAGAAGTTTTTTGCCAGAATTTAATGAAGGCTCTTTGGTAATTAGCGTTGTAGGCCCACCATCTATGTCTTTGGAAGAAAGCAACAAAACAGGCAATTTGATAGAGACCATATTATTGGACTTAGCCGAAGTGGAAGTAGTTACCAGAAGGCAAGGAAGGGCAGAATTGGACGAACATGCACAAGGTGTAAATGCTTCCGAAATTGATGTTCCTTTTGTCTTAAAAGACAAAACCAAAGAAGAGTTTTTTGAGGAAGTGAGAAATAAATTGAGCATTGCACCTGGAATTAATATAACCTTGGGACAACCTATTGCCCATCGAATAGACCATATGCTTTCCGGTACCCGTGCCAATATTGCCATAAAGATATTTGGCACAGATTTGCAACGTTTGTTTGAAGTTGGTAAAAGTGTAGAACAAAATATTAGGGAAATTGATGGATTAGCAGATGTGGCAGTAGACCAACAGATTGAAGTACCGCAAATACGCATTCAACCAAAACGTCAAATACTTGCGGCCTATGGAATGACAGTTGGCAATTTAATGGAACAAGTCGATATTGCTTTTGCAGGAGAAGAAGCAGGTGAGATTTATGAAGGTCAGCAGTATTTTGATTTGATAGTTCGCTATGAAAAACAATTTCGCGATAATATTGATAACATCAAGAATACCTTAATCAGTTTACCCAATGGAGGTCAGACCAATTTGGGAGAGTTAGCAACAGTAGCTTCGGTAAGCAGTCCCAACACGATTAATAGAGAAGATGTGCAACGTAAAATTGTAGTTGCAGCAAATGTTCAAGGTCGAGATTTACGTGGTGCAGTAAACGAAATAAAGGAAGTGGTCGCAAACAATGTAAACATTCCAGAAGGTTACCGAGTACAATATGGCGGGCAGTTTGAAAGCGAATCAAAAGCTTCGCAATTGCTTTTAGCAACAGCTATTATAGCCATAGCACTTATTTTTCTTTTGCTCTATTTTGAATTTAAAGATGTCAAATTAGCTTTTGTGGTATTAATCAATCTACCATTAGCCTTAATCGGTGGTATCCTGATTGTGTATTTTACATCAGGCATTATCAGCATCGCCGCTACTATCGGTTTCATTAGTTTGTTTGGCATTGCAACTCGCAACGGAATCCTATTGGTCTCTCGATACGAAGATTTGAGAAAAGAAGGAATGAAAGGATTTCAATTAATCAAAACAGGAGCATTAGACAGGTTAAACCCAATTCTAATGACAGCCTTCACCACAGGATTAGCACTTATACCTTTAGCCATAAAAGGCGGAGAACCAGGGAGTGAAATCCAAAGTCCTATGGCTGTAGTAATTTTGGGAGGTTTATTATCGGCTACAATTCTAAACTTGGTGGTAATTCCTTGCGTGTATCAATTGGTTATTAGAAAACAATAG
- a CDS encoding efflux RND transporter periplasmic adaptor subunit: MKYIIIVFAFLAMSCNKKAEKAHAHNADGSHVGEETPRIAYTVWTDKTELFVEFPALINGNSSKFAAHFTVLDKHQPVIGGAVTVSLIKDGKGIRNTAEAPSSPGIFSPSIQPKEAGTYQLVFELKTPEYSDKITINDVTVYANAEAAAKEIGTAKEDGSVSFLKEQAWKIDFQTAPVVSGKIYDVINTSGVWMPSPGSIKTLASKSNGVVDFKVNNLIEGTAVKQGQLLMSVSSQGLTSNNLNTEIANARASFQQAKAEYERKKELYNSKIIAKAEFEKVESNFMISQSNYQSLTAGVSGGSKHIYAPFTGYIKSIAISNGDYVEQGASLVSLGTHKSKVLKTQIAPNYGLTMENVQGIWYQSKDEKWANATDKGGKIISIGKDVERENPFISVYTQVNAEIDMPEGSLTPVQIAMGNATQNTIVPVNALLEDYGSFSVIVQLSGESFERRPVKIGKRNGENAEILQGLAVGEVVVTTGAYQVKMASMSGSTPAHGHEH, from the coding sequence ATGAAATATATAATTATTGTGTTTGCCTTTTTGGCAATGTCGTGTAACAAAAAGGCAGAAAAAGCACACGCTCATAACGCCGATGGTAGCCATGTAGGGGAGGAAACCCCTCGTATAGCTTATACCGTCTGGACAGATAAGACAGAACTATTTGTTGAGTTTCCTGCTTTGATTAATGGCAATTCGAGCAAATTTGCAGCTCACTTTACAGTATTGGATAAGCACCAGCCCGTAATTGGGGGGGCTGTGACGGTTAGTTTAATTAAAGATGGTAAAGGTATTAGAAACACGGCTGAGGCACCTTCATCACCGGGGATTTTCTCACCAAGCATTCAACCGAAAGAAGCAGGAACATATCAGCTTGTTTTCGAATTGAAAACTCCCGAATATTCCGATAAAATCACGATTAATGATGTAACTGTTTATGCCAACGCAGAGGCTGCCGCAAAAGAAATAGGCACTGCCAAAGAAGATGGAAGTGTTTCGTTCTTAAAAGAACAAGCTTGGAAAATTGACTTTCAAACGGCACCAGTGGTTTCTGGTAAAATTTACGATGTTATCAACACCTCAGGAGTTTGGATGCCATCGCCTGGTTCTATCAAAACTTTGGCGTCAAAATCTAACGGTGTGGTTGACTTTAAAGTGAATAACCTCATAGAGGGCACAGCAGTAAAACAAGGTCAATTATTGATGAGTGTAAGTAGTCAAGGCTTAACCTCTAATAATTTGAATACTGAAATTGCCAATGCACGTGCATCTTTTCAACAAGCAAAAGCAGAATATGAGCGTAAAAAAGAATTGTACAATTCTAAAATTATTGCAAAAGCAGAATTTGAAAAAGTGGAAAGCAATTTTATGATATCACAATCTAACTATCAATCTCTTACGGCTGGCGTTTCAGGTGGAAGCAAGCATATATATGCCCCTTTTACTGGTTATATTAAGTCTATTGCTATTTCAAATGGCGATTATGTGGAACAAGGTGCTTCTTTGGTATCACTTGGCACCCATAAATCCAAAGTCCTAAAAACTCAAATAGCCCCTAATTACGGCTTAACAATGGAGAATGTACAGGGTATTTGGTATCAAAGCAAAGACGAGAAATGGGCAAATGCCACAGATAAAGGTGGTAAAATCATTTCTATTGGTAAGGATGTAGAACGTGAAAATCCATTTATTTCTGTTTATACACAGGTGAACGCCGAAATAGACATGCCAGAAGGAAGCCTAACACCTGTTCAAATTGCGATGGGAAATGCTACCCAGAACACAATAGTTCCGGTGAATGCCTTACTAGAAGATTACGGAAGTTTCTCAGTAATCGTACAGCTTTCAGGCGAAAGCTTTGAAAGACGGCCTGTGAAGATTGGAAAACGAAATGGCGAAAATGCAGAGATATTGCAAGGTTTGGCTGTGGGTGAAGTGGTGGTAACTACTGGAGCTTACCAAGTTAAAATGGCCTCCATGTCGGGTTCAACACCTGCTCACGGTCACGAACATTAA
- a CDS encoding TolC family protein, producing MYKHIVFAICGCLFFINGFSQSSSIEKLLEEIEQNNTELKGYQSYINSQQLENKSINNLPDPQFSGFYLPFGKKTTGDYTEFQISQSFEYPTVYAARDKWNLSKTEQLESAFAKRRQELLLKAKNILIELAFFQKQRAIESERRTQSKRVFDQIQELFDSEQVGILDLNKAKIAWMQEQFIVEQIDSDIQIEMSKLKTLNGGNPIESISSQITLPTEIGTIENLWNDKLTSDPRFEELKANETASLLKIKLEKSKTLPNMAFGLNYQGVRGSNYSGFYGGISIPLWNSKYKVEAAEANHNYQQSNTQIITSSLHAEFQENYIRYEVMLEKYNEYKTVMGDLNSESLLFEAYKLGEYSFMEYYLELQFYRNASDKMLQMEKELHIQQAQLLKHQL from the coding sequence ATGTATAAACACATCGTATTCGCAATTTGCGGGTGCCTGTTCTTTATTAATGGTTTCTCACAATCTTCAAGCATTGAGAAATTATTAGAAGAAATAGAACAAAACAATACAGAGTTAAAAGGCTATCAATCATACATTAACAGCCAGCAACTCGAAAACAAGAGTATCAATAATTTACCTGACCCGCAGTTTTCTGGGTTTTATTTACCCTTTGGGAAAAAGACAACGGGAGATTATACCGAATTTCAAATTTCACAATCATTTGAATATCCTACAGTATATGCTGCACGTGACAAATGGAATTTGTCTAAAACTGAACAGTTAGAGTCGGCTTTTGCCAAAAGAAGGCAAGAGCTTTTATTAAAAGCAAAAAACATTTTAATAGAACTCGCTTTCTTCCAAAAACAAAGGGCGATAGAGTCAGAAAGAAGAACCCAGAGCAAACGGGTTTTCGACCAAATTCAAGAACTTTTCGACAGTGAGCAAGTAGGTATTTTGGATTTGAATAAGGCTAAAATTGCTTGGATGCAAGAGCAATTTATTGTTGAACAAATTGATAGCGACATTCAAATCGAAATGTCCAAACTCAAAACCTTGAACGGGGGAAACCCTATTGAAAGCATTTCTTCACAAATAACCTTGCCTACCGAAATTGGTACAATAGAAAATCTTTGGAATGATAAATTGACAAGCGACCCTCGTTTCGAAGAATTGAAGGCAAATGAAACCGCTTCGCTTCTAAAGATTAAATTGGAGAAAAGTAAAACCTTGCCAAATATGGCTTTTGGGCTAAATTACCAAGGAGTTAGAGGTAGTAATTATTCAGGATTTTATGGAGGTATTTCCATTCCACTATGGAACAGTAAGTACAAGGTTGAAGCTGCCGAAGCAAACCATAATTATCAGCAATCCAATACTCAAATTATCACCTCTTCGCTTCATGCAGAATTTCAAGAAAATTATATTCGATATGAGGTAATGCTTGAAAAATACAATGAATATAAGACTGTAATGGGCGATTTAAATAGCGAGAGTCTGTTATTTGAAGCCTATAAATTAGGAGAGTATTCCTTTATGGAATATTACTTAGAGTTACAGTTTTATAGAAATGCATCAGATAAAATGCTGCAAATGGAAAAGGAGCTTCATATACAGCAAGCTCAATTATTAAAACATCAATTATAA